The following are encoded in a window of Bradyrhizobium sp. WBOS07 genomic DNA:
- a CDS encoding lytic transglycosylase domain-containing protein has product MTSTISRLALAAFALSASILSAQPAFAAVACGSGNFDAWLAEFKTEAAAKGISQQAIASALAGITPDQNVLNRDRSQKVFAQSFEEFSGRMVPPRLERGSNRMKQYGSVLSRIEQAYGVPGEVLVAIWGLETDFGVNTGKFATIRSLATLAHDCRRSEQFRAELMDALRIVQRGDLAPAEMKGAWAGELGQTQFMPSSWMKYAVDFDGNGKRDLLHNAPDVLASTANYLAGYGWQKGKDWQPGSPNFEVLKQWNKSEVYSKTIAYFATQLARAP; this is encoded by the coding sequence ATGACCTCGACGATTTCTCGTCTTGCTCTCGCAGCCTTCGCCCTCTCCGCGTCAATTCTGTCCGCCCAGCCAGCGTTCGCCGCGGTTGCCTGCGGCTCGGGTAATTTCGATGCCTGGCTTGCGGAGTTCAAAACCGAAGCTGCGGCCAAGGGCATCTCGCAACAGGCCATTGCCTCGGCTCTCGCCGGCATCACGCCGGATCAGAACGTGCTCAACCGCGACCGCTCGCAAAAGGTCTTCGCCCAGAGCTTCGAGGAATTCTCCGGCCGCATGGTGCCGCCGCGATTGGAGCGCGGCTCCAACAGGATGAAGCAATACGGCTCGGTGCTGTCGCGCATCGAGCAGGCCTATGGCGTTCCCGGCGAAGTCCTGGTCGCGATCTGGGGCCTGGAGACCGATTTCGGCGTCAACACCGGCAAGTTCGCCACGATCCGCTCGCTCGCAACGCTGGCCCATGACTGCCGCCGGTCCGAGCAGTTTCGCGCCGAGCTGATGGACGCGCTACGCATCGTCCAGCGCGGCGATCTGGCGCCAGCCGAGATGAAGGGCGCCTGGGCCGGTGAGCTCGGCCAGACCCAGTTCATGCCGTCGTCCTGGATGAAATACGCGGTCGATTTCGACGGCAACGGCAAGCGCGATCTGCTGCACAATGCGCCCGACGTGCTCGCCTCCACCGCCAATTACCTCGCCGGCTATGGCTGGCAGAAGGGCAAGGACTGGCAGCCGGGCAGTCCAAATTTCGAGGTGCTCAAGCAGTGGAACAAGAGCGAGGTCTATTCCAAGACCATCGCCTATTTCGCCACCCAGCTTGCTCGCGCTCCCTGA
- a CDS encoding DUF1127 domain-containing protein: MLLSLIRMIQAFRDYQRNVAELSQLSDRELADIGLDRSDIPRVAAGQYQG, translated from the coding sequence ATGCTGCTCTCGCTCATCCGCATGATCCAGGCCTTCCGGGACTATCAGCGCAATGTTGCCGAGCTGTCCCAGCTCAGCGATCGCGAATTGGCCGATATCGGCCTCGATCGCTCGGACATCCCGCGCGTTGCCGCCGGTCAGTATCAGGGCTGA
- the trmFO gene encoding methylenetetrahydrofolate--tRNA-(uracil(54)-C(5))-methyltransferase (FADH(2)-oxidizing) TrmFO, producing the protein MTGPLSNPVHVIGAGLAGSEAAWQVAKAGVPVVLHEMRPTRMTEAHRTDGLAELVCSNSFRSDDAANNAVGLLHAEMRRLGSLIMRAADANQVPAGGALAVDRDGFSAAVTKALNDHPLIEIARSEISGLPPADWSNVIVATGPLTSAPLAEAIRALTDENALAFFDAIAPIVHRESIDMSVAWFQSRYDKVGPGGNGADYINCPMTKEQYDGFVAALIAGEKTEFKEWETNTPYFDGCLPIEVMAERGPETLRHGPMKPVGLTNPHDPATKAYAIVQLRQDNKLGTLYNIVGFQTKLKYGEQQRIFRTIPGLENAEFARLGGLHRNTFLNSPKLLDGQLRLRAQPRLRFAGQMTGCEGYVESASVGLIAGLYAAADARGEALVSPPGTTALGSLLGHITGGHIETIEPGTRSFQPMNVNFGLFPPLATVPTRKPDGTRLRGNEKTVAKKQALSARALADLDRWIADHLRIAAAA; encoded by the coding sequence ATGACAGGACCCCTATCCAACCCCGTGCACGTGATCGGGGCCGGCCTCGCCGGCTCTGAAGCCGCCTGGCAGGTGGCGAAAGCCGGCGTGCCCGTGGTGCTGCACGAGATGCGGCCGACCCGCATGACCGAGGCGCACCGCACCGACGGGCTCGCCGAGCTCGTCTGCTCCAATTCGTTCCGCTCGGACGATGCCGCCAACAACGCCGTCGGCCTCTTGCACGCAGAGATGCGCCGGCTCGGCTCGCTGATCATGCGCGCGGCCGACGCCAACCAGGTGCCGGCCGGCGGCGCGCTGGCGGTCGACCGCGATGGCTTCTCGGCTGCGGTGACCAAGGCTCTCAACGACCATCCCCTGATCGAGATCGCTCGCAGCGAGATTTCCGGCCTGCCGCCGGCCGATTGGAGCAATGTCATCGTTGCCACCGGTCCGCTCACCTCCGCTCCGTTGGCCGAGGCCATCCGCGCGCTGACCGACGAGAACGCGCTCGCCTTCTTCGACGCGATCGCGCCGATCGTGCACCGCGAGTCCATCGACATGTCGGTGGCCTGGTTCCAGTCGCGCTACGACAAGGTCGGTCCCGGCGGCAACGGCGCCGACTACATCAACTGCCCGATGACCAAGGAGCAGTATGACGGCTTCGTCGCCGCACTGATCGCGGGCGAAAAGACCGAGTTCAAGGAGTGGGAGACCAACACGCCCTATTTCGACGGCTGCCTGCCGATCGAGGTGATGGCGGAGCGCGGCCCCGAGACGCTGCGCCACGGCCCGATGAAGCCGGTCGGTCTCACCAACCCGCACGATCCCGCCACCAAGGCCTACGCGATCGTGCAGCTGCGCCAGGACAACAAGCTCGGCACGCTCTACAATATCGTGGGCTTCCAGACGAAGCTCAAATACGGCGAGCAGCAGCGCATCTTCCGCACCATTCCGGGGCTGGAGAACGCCGAGTTCGCCCGTCTCGGCGGCCTGCATCGCAACACCTTCCTGAACTCGCCCAAACTGCTCGACGGTCAATTGCGCCTGCGTGCGCAGCCGCGGCTGCGCTTTGCCGGCCAGATGACGGGCTGTGAGGGCTATGTGGAATCGGCCAGCGTCGGCCTGATCGCCGGTCTCTATGCGGCTGCGGACGCGCGCGGCGAGGCGCTCGTCAGCCCGCCCGGCACGACCGCGCTCGGCTCGCTGCTCGGCCACATCACCGGCGGCCATATCGAAACCATCGAGCCGGGCACGCGCTCGTTCCAACCGATGAACGTCAATTTCGGCCTATTCCCGCCGCTCGCGACCGTGCCGACCAGGAAGCCCGACGGCACGCGGCTGCGCGGCAACGAGAAGACGGTGGCCAAGAAGCAGGCGCTGAGTGCGCGGGCGCTCGCCGATCTCGATCGCTGGATCGCAGATCATCTGCGCATCGCCGCCGCCGCGTGA
- a CDS encoding serine/threonine protein kinase yields MSLPKDDAAALSARWTEGVLLKRDVFSTVERGRFRGESGESGEVDAVLRRLDEVPWWSFLLARHLFAREKHALARAKGLDVGPELLWAGQRALVRGFVDGAALHLAKPHGDLAYFRSAKAALRRLRRAGICHNDLAKEQNWLVGRDGRAYVTDFQLAACFERRGRLYRILAYEDLRHLLKHKRTYAPEALTPRERKILAKKSFAASLWLATGKKVYRAITRGLFNFTDREGGGRRLVNDAPVLTALIRKNPAVRDTAIVAFADRRSGVGLYAFVEADQTALEGQLRNELAAAKGPKPPEHIQVVHALPRDTSGKPRTEILQLVAMNQLDLIEPMMKNDQDRAFLKDILEQRKNLRDRFNFEADLPTS; encoded by the coding sequence ATGAGCCTCCCCAAAGACGACGCCGCAGCACTTTCGGCGCGCTGGACCGAGGGCGTGCTGCTCAAGCGCGACGTGTTCTCGACCGTCGAGCGCGGCCGGTTCCGCGGCGAGAGCGGCGAGAGCGGCGAGGTCGACGCCGTGCTGCGCCGACTCGACGAAGTGCCGTGGTGGTCGTTCCTGCTGGCGCGGCATCTGTTCGCCCGCGAGAAGCATGCTCTGGCGCGCGCCAAGGGCCTCGATGTCGGCCCCGAGCTGCTCTGGGCCGGACAGCGCGCCCTGGTGCGTGGCTTCGTCGACGGCGCCGCATTGCATCTGGCAAAGCCCCATGGCGACCTCGCCTATTTCCGTTCGGCCAAGGCGGCGCTGCGCCGGCTGCGCCGTGCCGGGATCTGCCACAACGATCTCGCCAAGGAGCAGAACTGGCTGGTCGGCCGCGACGGACGCGCCTATGTGACCGACTTCCAGCTCGCGGCCTGCTTTGAGCGCCGCGGCCGGCTCTACCGCATTCTCGCCTATGAAGACCTCCGGCATTTGCTCAAGCACAAGCGCACCTATGCTCCGGAAGCGCTGACGCCGCGCGAGCGCAAGATCCTCGCCAAGAAGTCGTTCGCGGCGAGCCTGTGGCTCGCCACCGGCAAGAAGGTCTACCGCGCCATCACGCGCGGCCTGTTCAACTTCACCGACCGCGAAGGCGGCGGCCGCCGGCTAGTCAATGATGCGCCGGTGCTGACTGCGTTGATCCGCAAGAATCCGGCCGTGCGCGATACCGCCATCGTCGCCTTCGCCGACCGCCGCTCCGGCGTCGGGCTCTATGCCTTCGTCGAGGCCGATCAGACCGCACTCGAAGGCCAGTTGCGCAACGAGCTCGCCGCCGCCAAGGGCCCGAAGCCGCCGGAACACATCCAGGTCGTGCACGCGCTGCCGCGCGACACCAGCGGCAAGCCGCGCACCGAGATCCTGCAGCTGGTTGCCATGAACCAGCTCGACCTGATCGAGCCGATGATGAAGAACGACCAGGACCGCGCCTTCCTCAAGGACATCCTGGAACAGCGGAAAAACCTGCGCGACCGCTTCAACTTCGAGGCGGACCTGCCAACGAGCTGA
- a CDS encoding CAP domain-containing protein: MRRVVGGLIAGFLLLMAAPAMADSPAELISNFRLKHGEVRVVRDAILDRIAMDQARAMAAKDNLSHDALGPFNRRVAPAGAGRAAENIAYGYDNFEKTLGQWIDSSGHRKNLLLHNASRVGIASAKNASGKRTYWAMVIAGDYEPKGKGKKKDKEPVVAVKREAAPASKPKSSSCHIKLLSLCI; this comes from the coding sequence ATGCGTCGTGTCGTTGGCGGCCTGATTGCGGGCTTCCTGCTGCTCATGGCCGCGCCCGCAATGGCGGACTCGCCCGCCGAGCTGATCTCGAACTTCCGCCTCAAGCACGGCGAAGTCCGTGTCGTCCGCGATGCCATTCTCGACCGCATCGCCATGGACCAGGCCCGCGCGATGGCCGCCAAGGACAATCTCAGCCATGACGCCCTCGGGCCGTTCAACCGCCGCGTCGCGCCGGCCGGCGCAGGCCGCGCCGCCGAGAACATCGCCTACGGCTACGACAATTTCGAGAAGACGCTGGGACAGTGGATCGACTCGTCCGGGCATCGCAAGAATCTGTTGCTGCACAACGCCTCCCGCGTCGGCATCGCCAGCGCCAAGAACGCTAGCGGCAAGCGCACCTACTGGGCCATGGTGATCGCGGGCGACTACGAGCCGAAGGGCAAGGGCAAGAAGAAGGACAAGGAGCCCGTCGTTGCCGTGAAGCGCGAGGCTGCGCCCGCGAGCAAGCCAAAGTCCAGCAGCTGTCACATCAAGCTGCTCAGCCTCTGCATCTGA
- a CDS encoding aminotransferase class V-fold PLP-dependent enzyme gives MIDLDRIRADTPAASRLAYLHNAGAALMPAPVVAAMKGHIDLESEIGGYAAADREADRLDAVYGSVARLLNAAPDEIALVENATVAWQMAFYSLPFRKGDRILTAEAEYAANYVAFLQVAKRTGAVIDVVPSDASGELDVDALERMIDERVKLIAITWVPTNGGLVNPAAAVGRIARAHGIAYLLDACQAVGQMEVDVYAIGCDMLSATGRKFLRGPRGTGFLYVRRAMLQRLEPPMIDHFAAPWVSRDAYQLRDDARRFETWENNYVARLGLGAAVDYALEIGIAPIAQRCRLLAGRLRSGLADIPGVTIRDLGRAPGAIVSFTMDGHEADAIVASAAAAGITIGASDPSSTRIDAELRALPHVVRASPHYYNTKAEIDRLIAHLAGLASR, from the coding sequence TTGATCGACCTCGACCGAATACGCGCCGACACGCCGGCCGCCTCGCGGCTCGCATATCTCCACAACGCAGGCGCGGCCCTGATGCCGGCGCCGGTGGTCGCGGCGATGAAGGGACACATCGATCTGGAAAGCGAGATCGGAGGTTATGCCGCCGCCGACCGCGAAGCCGACCGGCTCGACGCGGTCTACGGCTCGGTGGCGCGCCTGCTGAATGCCGCACCGGACGAGATCGCCCTGGTGGAGAACGCGACCGTGGCCTGGCAGATGGCGTTCTATTCACTTCCGTTTCGGAAAGGGGATCGCATCCTGACCGCCGAAGCGGAATACGCCGCCAATTATGTTGCCTTCCTCCAGGTCGCCAAGCGCACCGGCGCGGTCATCGACGTGGTGCCGAGCGATGCCAGCGGCGAGCTCGATGTCGACGCGCTCGAACGGATGATCGACGAGCGGGTGAAGCTGATCGCGATCACCTGGGTTCCGACCAATGGCGGGCTGGTCAATCCGGCAGCCGCGGTCGGCAGGATCGCCCGGGCGCACGGCATCGCCTATCTGCTCGACGCCTGTCAGGCGGTCGGCCAGATGGAGGTCGACGTCTATGCCATCGGCTGTGACATGCTGTCCGCCACGGGACGCAAATTCCTGCGCGGTCCGCGCGGCACCGGCTTTCTCTATGTCCGCCGCGCCATGCTGCAGCGGCTGGAGCCGCCCATGATCGACCACTTTGCCGCCCCCTGGGTTTCCCGGGACGCCTATCAATTGCGGGACGATGCCCGCCGCTTCGAGACTTGGGAGAACAATTACGTAGCCCGGCTTGGCTTGGGCGCGGCTGTCGACTACGCCCTTGAGATCGGCATCGCCCCGATCGCACAACGCTGCCGCCTACTTGCCGGTCGACTTCGCAGCGGCCTTGCGGATATTCCCGGCGTCACCATTCGCGACCTCGGCCGCGCGCCGGGTGCCATCGTCAGCTTCACCATGGACGGGCATGAGGCGGACGCCATCGTCGCCAGCGCTGCGGCGGCCGGCATTACGATCGGCGCCTCGGATCCGTCGAGCACGCGCATCGATGCCGAGCTTCGCGCGTTGCCGCATGTGGTGCGGGCGTCACCGCATTATTACAACACGAAAGCCGAGATCGACCGGCTGATCGCGCATCTGGCGGGTTTGGCCTCGCGATAG
- a CDS encoding threonine ammonia-lyase, with product MAELSQTPSSDLSGFQVAPGDVHAAADIIRGAVVETPCSYSRTLSNICGCEIWLKFENLQFTSSFKERGALNRLTALTPEERARGVIAMSAGNHAQGVAYHARRLGIPATIVMPVGTPMVKVENTRHHGAEVVVTGATLEEAAAFARQHGEARGMIFVHPYDDPLVIAGQGTVGLEMMRAVPDLDTLVVPIGGGGLISGIAIAAKSIKPSLRILGVEAWLYPSMYNAIHGGNLPARGDTLAEGIAVKSPGKITTEIVRRLVDDIALVNEAELERAVATLISIEKTVVEGAGAAGLAALMSDPPRFAGQKVGLVLSGGNIDTRLIASVLTRELAREGRLTQLSLDIPDRPGQLAAVAALLAEAGANIIEVSHQRTFSELPAKATLLQLVIETRDAAHLDEVMARLSASGLSARCT from the coding sequence ATGGCTGAGTTGTCCCAAACCCCATCGTCCGATCTCAGCGGCTTTCAAGTCGCACCCGGTGACGTTCATGCCGCCGCCGATATCATTCGCGGCGCCGTCGTCGAGACGCCCTGCAGCTACAGCCGCACGCTGAGCAACATCTGCGGCTGCGAGATCTGGCTCAAGTTCGAGAACCTCCAGTTCACCTCGTCGTTCAAGGAGCGCGGCGCGCTCAACCGTCTCACCGCGCTGACGCCGGAGGAGCGTGCGCGCGGCGTCATCGCCATGTCCGCCGGCAACCACGCCCAGGGCGTCGCCTATCACGCCAGGCGGCTCGGCATTCCCGCCACCATCGTCATGCCAGTCGGCACGCCGATGGTGAAGGTCGAGAACACCAGGCACCACGGCGCGGAAGTTGTCGTCACCGGCGCGACGCTGGAGGAGGCGGCCGCGTTCGCGCGTCAGCACGGCGAAGCCCGCGGCATGATCTTCGTCCACCCCTACGACGATCCGCTGGTGATCGCGGGCCAGGGCACCGTCGGGCTGGAGATGATGCGAGCGGTCCCCGATCTCGATACGCTGGTCGTGCCGATCGGGGGCGGCGGGCTGATCAGCGGCATCGCCATCGCCGCGAAATCGATCAAGCCGTCATTGCGAATCCTGGGCGTCGAGGCCTGGCTCTATCCTTCGATGTACAACGCCATTCACGGCGGCAATCTGCCGGCGCGCGGCGATACGCTCGCCGAAGGGATCGCGGTGAAATCGCCGGGCAAGATCACCACCGAAATCGTCCGCCGCCTCGTCGACGACATTGCGCTGGTGAACGAAGCCGAGCTCGAGCGCGCGGTAGCGACCCTGATCTCGATCGAGAAGACCGTCGTCGAGGGCGCCGGCGCCGCCGGCCTTGCCGCGCTGATGTCCGATCCGCCCCGCTTCGCCGGCCAGAAGGTCGGTCTCGTCCTGAGCGGCGGCAATATCGACACGCGGCTGATCGCATCGGTGCTCACGCGCGAGCTCGCGCGCGAGGGGCGGCTGACCCAGCTCTCGCTCGATATCCCCGACAGACCCGGACAATTGGCCGCGGTGGCCGCGCTGCTCGCCGAAGCCGGCGCCAACATCATCGAGGTCTCGCACCAGCGCACCTTCTCCGAGCTGCCGGCCAAGGCGACGCTGCTGCAACTCGTCATCGAGACCCGCGACGCGGCGCATCTTGACGAGGTGATGGCGCGGCTTAGCGCATCCGGATTGAGCGCGCGCTGCACGTGA
- a CDS encoding phytoene/squalene synthase family protein, translated as MSSGAPPPDSVAFCADLVRRHDFPRYAATLFVPAAERRALLALYAFNVEIVRVRDQVSQPLPGEIRFQWWTDLFSGLVHGSAEGNPVAAELLRAIRDFNLPVEPLSLLVEEHQFDLYNDPMPTMAALEGYLAATCSALFGLAARILAPTSEAVEHLARHAGLAKGIAQVIVNLPRDASQRQLFLPQQVLESHGCRMEDVFAGKETPNLRAVLEQLAGEARQHLTTALSLLADVPAAVRPAFLPLSQVRADLERLSQPGRNPFALQPTSRLRTLWTLWRASRSREFTK; from the coding sequence ATGAGCAGCGGCGCGCCGCCGCCCGATTCCGTCGCCTTCTGCGCCGATCTCGTGCGCCGCCACGACTTTCCGCGCTATGCCGCGACGCTGTTCGTGCCCGCCGCCGAGCGCCGCGCGCTGCTTGCGCTCTACGCCTTCAACGTCGAGATCGTCCGCGTCCGCGACCAGGTGAGCCAGCCCTTGCCCGGGGAGATCCGCTTTCAATGGTGGACCGACCTGTTCTCGGGGCTCGTCCACGGCAGCGCCGAGGGCAATCCGGTCGCTGCCGAATTGCTGCGCGCGATCCGTGATTTTAACCTGCCGGTCGAGCCGCTATCGCTGCTCGTCGAGGAGCACCAGTTCGACCTCTACAACGATCCGATGCCGACCATGGCGGCGCTGGAGGGCTATCTGGCCGCGACCTGTTCGGCGTTGTTTGGTCTGGCGGCGCGGATTCTGGCGCCGACGTCCGAGGCGGTCGAACATCTCGCCCGGCATGCCGGGCTGGCAAAGGGCATCGCGCAGGTCATCGTGAACCTGCCGCGCGATGCCTCGCAACGCCAGCTGTTCCTGCCGCAGCAGGTGCTGGAGAGCCATGGCTGCCGGATGGAAGACGTGTTTGCCGGCAAGGAGACGCCGAACCTGCGAGCCGTGCTGGAGCAGCTCGCCGGCGAGGCGCGGCAGCATTTGACCACGGCCTTGTCACTGCTGGCGGACGTGCCGGCAGCGGTGCGTCCGGCATTTCTGCCGCTGAGCCAGGTCAGGGCCGATCTCGAGCGCCTGTCGCAGCCCGGTCGCAATCCGTTCGCGCTGCAGCCGACGTCGCGGCTGCGCACGCTCTGGACGCTGTGGCGGGCTTCACGTTCCCGGGAATTTACCAAATAG
- a CDS encoding Mth938-like domain-containing protein encodes MAGDPNAPHFPRSAPIEAYGKGGFAFAGMSHRGSLLCLPEAIWAWDVTDPQKIDRYSLDRVFAAANGIDTLLIGTGTGLWLAPPELRQALKAVRVVLDTMQTGPAVRTYNIMIGERRRVAAALIAVP; translated from the coding sequence ATGGCCGGCGATCCCAACGCACCCCATTTCCCGCGCTCGGCGCCGATCGAGGCCTATGGCAAGGGCGGCTTCGCCTTCGCCGGCATGTCGCACCGGGGCTCGCTGCTGTGCCTGCCCGAGGCAATCTGGGCCTGGGACGTGACGGATCCCCAGAAGATCGACCGCTATTCGCTCGACCGGGTGTTCGCGGCCGCCAACGGCATCGACACGCTCCTGATCGGCACCGGAACCGGGCTCTGGCTGGCGCCGCCGGAGCTGCGCCAGGCCCTGAAGGCGGTGAGGGTGGTGCTGGACACGATGCAGACCGGACCTGCCGTACGCACCTACAACATCATGATCGGCGAGCGGCGGCGGGTCGCGGCTGCGCTGATCGCGGTGCCATGA
- the secF gene encoding protein translocase subunit SecF, which yields MTYYVLIGLGILIAVLTVVAALGVLPSLRIVPDDTHFDFTRFRRISFPISAALSIVAITLFFTHGLNLGIDFKGGTLLEVRAKSGAADIAAMRTTLDGLRLGEIQLQQFGGPENVLIRVAEQPGGDKAQQDAVQKVRNALGDSIEYRRVEVLGPRVAGELLAYGMVGLMLAIVSILIYLWFRFEWQFALGAMIANVHDIVLTIGFMSISQVDFDLTSIAALLTILGYSLNDTVVIYDRIREMLRRYKKMPMPQLLNESINSTLSRSIITHFTVTLALLALFLFGGHAIHSFTAVMMFGVVLVGTYTSIFIAAPILIYLGVGEHREDAPDTAPPAKKSKA from the coding sequence GTGACATACTACGTTCTCATCGGGCTTGGCATTCTGATTGCCGTCCTCACCGTGGTCGCCGCGCTCGGCGTGCTGCCGTCGCTGCGTATCGTCCCCGACGACACGCATTTCGATTTCACGCGCTTCCGCCGCATCAGCTTCCCGATCTCGGCGGCGCTCTCGATCGTCGCCATCACGCTGTTCTTCACCCACGGGCTGAACCTCGGCATCGACTTCAAGGGCGGCACGCTGCTGGAGGTGCGGGCCAAGTCCGGCGCCGCCGACATCGCGGCGATGCGCACGACGCTGGATGGCTTGCGCCTCGGCGAGATCCAGCTGCAGCAGTTTGGCGGCCCCGAGAATGTCTTGATCCGCGTTGCCGAACAGCCCGGCGGCGACAAGGCGCAGCAGGATGCCGTGCAGAAGGTGCGCAACGCTCTCGGCGATTCCATCGAATATCGTCGTGTCGAGGTGCTTGGGCCGCGCGTCGCCGGCGAGCTGCTGGCCTACGGCATGGTCGGCCTGATGCTCGCGATCGTCTCGATCCTGATCTATCTCTGGTTCCGGTTCGAATGGCAGTTCGCACTGGGCGCCATGATCGCCAACGTGCACGACATCGTGCTGACGATCGGCTTCATGTCGATCAGCCAGGTCGATTTCGACCTGACCAGCATCGCGGCTCTGCTGACCATTCTGGGCTATTCGCTCAACGACACCGTCGTCATCTACGACCGCATCCGTGAAATGCTGCGCCGCTACAAGAAGATGCCGATGCCGCAGCTGCTCAACGAATCCATCAACTCGACGCTGTCGCGCTCGATCATCACCCACTTCACGGTGACGCTGGCGCTGCTGGCGCTGTTCTTGTTCGGGGGGCACGCGATCCACAGCTTCACCGCGGTGATGATGTTCGGCGTGGTGCTGGTCGGCACCTACACATCGATCTTCATCGCGGCCCCGATCCTGATTTATCTCGGCGTCGGCGAGCATCGCGAGGATGCGCCGGATACGGCCCCGCCGGCGAAGAAAAGCAAGGCATGA
- the secD gene encoding protein translocase subunit SecD, whose product MLYFTRWRALGIILTALIVCLCAVPNFFPEAQVKTWPAWAQRRLVLGLDLQGGSYLLLEVDSNYVKKERLDQVRDDVRRTLRDAKIGFTGGVTVRNDAAEVRITKESDVQAALAKLRELSQPLGGLMGSSGQRDLEVTDAGGGVIRLSVPQAAMLDRLRKTIEQSIQIVERRVNELGTVEPVIQRQGNDRILVQVPGLQDPTRLKKLLGETAKMEFRMVDTTVSPDQAQQGRLPPDSELLMSASPPPTPYVVKKQVLVAGGDLIDAQATFDQRTSEPVVSFKFNTSGARKFGQATQENVGLPFAIVLDNKVISAPRINEPITGGQGQISGSFTVQSANDLAILMRAGALPAPLTVVEERTVGPGLGQDSIEKGELAAYVGSILVVIFMLLTYRLFGVFANIAVAINVAMIFGLLSLLNATLTLPGIAGIVLTVGIAVDSNVLIYERIREELRGGRNAISAIDAGFKRALATILDSNITTFIAAAVLFYIGTGPVRGFAVTLGIGIITTVFTAFTLTRLIVAGWVRWKRPQSVPI is encoded by the coding sequence ATGTTGTATTTCACGCGGTGGAGGGCGCTCGGGATCATCCTGACGGCGCTGATCGTGTGCCTCTGCGCGGTCCCGAACTTCTTCCCCGAGGCCCAGGTCAAGACCTGGCCGGCCTGGGCGCAGCGCCGGCTGGTGCTCGGCCTCGACCTTCAGGGCGGCTCCTACCTGCTGCTTGAGGTCGACTCCAATTACGTGAAGAAGGAACGGCTGGATCAGGTCCGCGACGACGTCCGCCGGACGCTGCGCGATGCCAAGATCGGCTTCACCGGCGGCGTCACCGTGCGCAACGACGCGGCCGAAGTTCGTATCACCAAGGAATCCGACGTTCAGGCGGCGCTCGCCAAGCTGCGCGAATTGTCTCAGCCGCTGGGCGGCCTGATGGGATCGAGCGGTCAGCGCGACCTCGAGGTGACCGATGCCGGCGGCGGGGTGATCCGCCTCAGCGTCCCGCAGGCTGCCATGCTCGATCGCCTGCGCAAGACCATCGAGCAGTCGATCCAGATCGTCGAACGCCGCGTCAACGAGCTCGGCACCGTCGAGCCCGTGATTCAGCGCCAGGGCAATGACCGCATCCTGGTGCAGGTCCCCGGCCTGCAGGATCCGACCCGTCTGAAGAAGCTGCTCGGCGAGACCGCCAAGATGGAATTCCGCATGGTCGACACCACCGTGTCGCCGGACCAGGCGCAGCAGGGCAGGTTGCCGCCGGATTCCGAGCTGCTGATGAGCGCGTCGCCGCCGCCGACGCCCTATGTGGTCAAGAAGCAGGTCCTGGTCGCCGGCGGCGATTTGATCGATGCCCAGGCGACCTTCGACCAGCGTACCAGCGAGCCGGTCGTCAGCTTCAAGTTCAATACTTCGGGCGCGCGCAAGTTCGGGCAGGCCACGCAAGAGAATGTCGGGCTGCCTTTCGCGATCGTGCTCGACAACAAGGTGATCTCCGCGCCCCGGATCAACGAGCCGATCACCGGCGGTCAGGGCCAGATCTCGGGCAGCTTCACGGTCCAGTCCGCCAACGATCTCGCGATCCTGATGCGCGCCGGCGCGCTGCCGGCGCCGCTCACGGTGGTCGAGGAGCGCACTGTCGGTCCGGGACTCGGCCAGGATTCGATCGAGAAGGGCGAGCTGGCGGCTTACGTCGGCTCCATCCTCGTCGTCATCTTCATGCTGCTGACCTACCGGCTGTTCGGGGTGTTCGCAAACATCGCGGTGGCCATCAACGTCGCCATGATCTTCGGCCTGCTGTCACTGCTCAACGCCACGCTGACGCTGCCCGGCATCGCCGGCATCGTGCTCACCGTCGGCATCGCGGTGGATTCCAACGTGCTGATCTACGAGCGCATCCGTGAGGAGCTGCGCGGCGGCCGCAACGCGATCTCGGCGATCGATGCCGGCTTCAAGCGGGCGCTCGCGACCATCCTCGATTCCAACATCACCACCTTCATTGCCGCCGCGGTGCTGTTCTACATCGGCACCGGCCCGGTGCGCGGCTTTGCCGTGACGCTCGGCATCGGCATCATCACCACGGTGTTCACCGCCTTCACCCTGACCCGGCTGATCGTCGCGGGGTGGGTGCGGTGGAAGCGGCCGCAGAGCGTGCCGATCTAG